DNA from Bacteroidales bacterium:
TCTTTATATTTTTCAGGAAAATCGGCAGGAACCTGTATATCGATATTTATTTTTTTCACCATCTGTGTTGCAGGATCATATTCCATATCCTGGAACAAATGAATATTTTCAGCAGAGATACCGCGCTGGTCGCAGAACCCTTTTACATAAATCCCTGCACATGTTGCCAGCGAAGCAAGGAATAATTCAAATGGAGTTGGTGCAGTTCCTTCTCCTCCACCTGTTACAGGTTGATCGGTTTTTACGATATGCCCATTTATATTGGCATTTACTTTTTTATTTCCTTCAAATGTTACTTCGATTTTCATGGTTATTACAAGTTTTATTATTTACATTACACTTATATGATTTTGCAGAAAAAATTCCTGAAATCAAATAACCCATTATCGCACCCCATAGCATGGTTAACCATGGATTACTTTTAATCGGACAGGAACCGGAAGTGCAGCCTACAGTTGAATAATAAATATATCCTGCTACAATTCCCAGAATAATTCCAATTATTCCTGAAATATTATTTTTTGCAAAAGAGCAAAATTTATTTTTACTTTCTTCTGAATTATTCATCAGGCTTCTTTATTTGCAAACAGCACTTCGTTGATTGCCTGTATAAATGTATCTTTCGGCATAGCTCCCATTATCATTTGCGGCTCACCATTTTTCGGACAAAATAAAATCGAAGGAATACTTCTGATACCAAATATAGCCGATAATTCCTGTTCTGCTTCTGTATCTATTTTATAAATATCCACTTTATCTTTGTACAATTCCGAAAGTTCTTCCAGAACAGGTGCAACCATCTTGCATGGACCACACCAGTCGGCGTAAAAGTCAATCATACAAGGTTTATCACCTAAAAAATTCCATTTACTATTTGTTTCATAATCAAAAACTTTTTGCTTAAAAGTTTCTTTCGTTAAATGTTCCATAATGTCTTTTTTTAATATTTATATTTATTAAATTATAAGCTGTGTATGTGTTCCTGTTCTTTTCACTTGTAAATAAAATAATATTAACCCAAATTATTTAATGTTATTTAATATTTTGCTACGTTTTACCTATAAATGGTCATATTGAATTTATATCTGGTTATATATACTTGTTCTTATCAAGAATGCAAAAGCAAATTTGATTAGAACGAGTTATGCCGATAGGAACAAAATAAGGAAAATGCAAATCTGTTCCGTATCGGTATAAAAATTATTTTAACGTTTTATTTATCGCATCAATCAAAACATCCTTTTCAGTATAACCAATAAATTTATTTACCATTTTCCCGTTTTTAAATAATATCATTGTCGGGATACTCATAACACCAAATCTGTCAGTTGTAATCCTGTTTTTATCAATGTCGAGTTTTGCTATTTTTATTTTACCATTCATTTCCTTATTAATTTCTTCAAGTATTGGAGCCTGCATACGGCAAGGTCTGCACCATGTAGCCCAGAAATCAACCAATACCAAACCACTACTGATTTCTGCATCAAAATTACCATCCGTCAAATGAATAACTTCTTTCACTTTTTTTGTTGAGCTATCAATATTTTTGATATTTTCTTTTTTAATTTCAACTGAAGGGTTATTGATTGTATCAATACTTTTTGAAACAACTTTTTTTTCTTCATTATGTGCTTTTCCTCCACATGATATTAATAAAATAAAAGCGGATAAAATAATCATTAAACGAATTTTCATAAATCTTTTCTTTTTATAATTAATACTTTTCCTGATGCGAAGTTAATGAATCAAGCATAACACATTTGAATATATTTTGTTAATTTAATTTAATTATTTATATATCTACATGTATAACATACAATTAATACATCTGTTGTATCTATTTTGAATAATGAATTGATTTTATAAATTTGTATTATAAAGCAAATGAATGAATATAGAAATAAGAACAGTAGAAACTAAGGCTGATTTAAAAAAATTTATTTTTTATCCTGCTCAATTACACAAAGATCATAAGAACTGGGTACCTCCTATTTACTGCGATGAATTTACTTTTCTGAACCCAAAAAAAAATAAGAACATGCTTACCAATGACATCTTGCTGTTATTGGCATATAGTAACAATAAGATTGTCGGAAGAATAATGGGTATTATCAATCGTCATTATAATGAAACGTATCATTCTAAAACCGGACGTTTCTTTTATCTTGAAAGCGAAAATAATTCTGAAATATCACATGCATTAATAAAATATGTTGAGGACTGGGCTAAAGAAAAAGGCATGAATAAAATGATCGGGCCTTTTGGTTTTTCCGATAAAGACCCTCAGGGTTTAATGATTGAAGGATTTGAGAATATGCCTGTTATTGCAACCAATTATAATTTTCCCTATATGATTGATTTGGTTGAGAAAGAAGGTTACAAAAAAGAAATTGATTGCGTTTCTTATAAACTTCCCATTCCTAAAGAAACTCCAGACTTATATAATAAAATCCTGATTCGCATTTTAAAAAATAACAAGTTGCAAATGCTCGATTTTCAAACACGATTAAGCATGCGCAAATATATTGTTCCGCTTTTCAGGTTAGTTAATGAAACCTACAAAAATCTTTATGGTTTTATTCCCCTGGATGAAAAAGAAATGCGTGAATTCGCTAACCGTTACTTACCTATACTTGATCCTGCGTTTGTAAAAGTTGTTTTAGATGCAAAAAATAACGTGATTGCTTTTATCATTGCAATGCCCGATATGAACCAGGGAATTATTAAAACAAAAGGGAAAATATTTCCATTCGGCTTTCTTAAAATTTTATCTTCAGCAAGGCATACAAAACAACTCAATCTTTTACTTGGTGCAGTAAAAGAGGAATACAGGGGAATAGGATTTGATGTTCTGCTGGGTTCAAAAATTATTGAATCGGCCAGAACACGCGGTATTGAGGTAATTGACACCCATCTTATTCTTGAAACCAATTATAAAATGCGTGCTGAAATTGAAAAGCTTGGTGGTATGTTATACAAAAGATACCGGATATACCAGAAAAATATTTAATTCTTTACCCGGCCCAATTTTCCCTGTCAAGGCTGCGATAATGAATAGCTTCAGCAAGGTGTTCTGTTTTTATATTCTCACTGCTTTCCATATCAGCTATAGTACGGGCTACTTTTAATATACGGTCGTATGCACGCGCAGATAGGCTTAACCTGTCCATTGCCGTTTTCAAAAGTGTTTGTCCGGCATCATCAATTTTACAAATCGTTCTTAGCATTTTACTTGTGATTTGAGAATTGCAATAAATGCCATCCATTTTTTTATATCGGTTTTCCTGCACTTGTCTTGCCTTAACCACGCGGGAACGAATAGCTTCGCTGCGCTCTGATTCACGTACTGCCGAAAGTTCTTTAAACGGGACAGGTGTAACCTCAACATGAATATCAATGCGGTCGAGGAGTGGTCCGGAAATTTTATTCAAATATTTTTGTACAACACCTGGCGAACATACACAATCCTTTTCGGGATGATTATAATAACCGCAAGGACAAGGATTCATCGATGCCACAAGCATAAAACTTGCAGGATATTCCACGCTGTATTTAGAACGGGAAATTGTAACATTGCGTTCTTCAAGCGGCTGACGTAATACTTCAAGAACTGTTCTTTTAAATTCAGGTAATTCATCTAAAAATAAAACACCGTTATGTGATAATGAAATTTCTCCCGGTTGCGGGTTAGAGCCTCCGCCAACTAATGCAATATCGCTGATTGTATGATGCGGCGAACGAAACGGACGAACAGAAATAAGTGAAGAGTTTTTTGCAAGCTTCCCTACCACTGAATGAATTTTTGTTGTCTCTAATGCTTCTTCTATATTTAAAGGCGGAAGAATTGAAGGAAGCCTTTTTGCCAACATAGTTTTTCCTGCACCCGGAGGACCAATCATAATAACATTATGCCCGCCGGCAGCAGCAATCTCCAAAGCCCGTTTAATATTTTCCTGTCCTTTTACATCAGCAAAATCAAATTCATATTCATTCAGCCGGGAATAAAATTCGCTTTTTATATCAACAATTGTTTGTTGAATTTCATTGTCGCCATTAAAAAAATCCATCACCTGCCTTATATTTTCAACTCCGTAAACTTTCAAATCGTTTACAATAGCAGCTTCTTTAGCATTTGCTAACGGAAGGATAAAACCTTCAAACCCTTCCTTTGCCGCTTGAATTGCAATAGGTAAAGCACCTTTGATAGGTTGCAAACTTCCATCCAATGAAAGCTCGCCCATGATAATATATTTTTCAATTCCTTGTGCTTCCATTTGTTCTGAAGCAGCAAGTATTCCAATAGCAATTGTTAAATCGTATGCCGAACCTTCTTTGCGGATATCGGCCGGCGCCATATTTATGGTAATTTTTTTTCCGGGAATTTTATGACCGATATTTTTTAATGCGGCTTCAATTCTATGATGACTTTCTTTAACTGCATTATCGGGCAAACCCACAATAAAAAACTGAATACCGTTATCCATATTTACCTCAACAGTAATAGTTGTAGCATTTACACCATGAACACATCCGCCAAAAGTCTTTACAAGCATAAAATATTTTTTTGTAAAATTAAAACAATATTTTTTAAAATAACAAACACAAAAAAAGCTGCCAGAAAATAGCAGCTTTATGAAATAAATTATTTGTACAAATTATCTTATCTCAACCAATAATTGATGATTTGCAACCTTATCGCCGGCTTTGACATGTATTTTTTTTACAGTGCCTTTTATCGGTGAAGTTATTATATTATGCATTTTCATTGCTTCCAGTACTAATAATCTTTCTCCAACATTTACTTTTTGTTTTTCCTTAACTTCAACAGTAATTATTGTACCCGGAATAAATGATTTTATTGCTCCCCAATCTCTTTCTTCAAATTTTTTGCGTGAAAGGTATTTTTTTGAAAGCAATGTTTTATAAGTATCCGCTTCCAGAACAAATTTCTGAAAATCTGGTTTTACTTCTTTTTCTTCTTTTGTATCTTTTTCGTTTTCCATGATTCAAATAATTAAAATGGAGGAATTCCGTGTTTCTTTGATGGACTATTTTCAGCTTTTTGTGATGAAACCTCAATAGCATGTATCAGGAACCTCCTGGTTTCATTAGGATCGATTACGGCATCAATATATCCGTAAGCTGCGGCCACATATGGATTTGCAAATTTTTTCTTGTATTCTGCTACTTTTTGTTTACGCATTTCTTCAGGATTTTCTGCCTCAGAAATTTCCTGACGGAAAATAATATTAGCAGCGCCTTCAGGTCCCATTACAGCTATTTCAGCAGTAGGCCATGCAAAAACAAAATCAGCTCTAAGGTGACGTGAACACATTGCAATGTAGCCTCCGCCATATGCTTTTCTTAGAATAACCGTCATTTTAGGAACTGTAGCTTCTGAATATGCATAAAGAATTTTAGCTCCATGACGAATAACACCGGCATGTTCCTGATCAATACCGGGTAAATACCCAGGTAAATCAACTAATGTAACCAAAGGAATATTGAAAGCATCGCAATATCTTATGAAACGTGCAGCTTTATCAGAAGAATCCACATCAAGAACTCCCGCTAAGACCAACGGTTGATTGGCAACAAAACCAACGGTCTGTCCGTTCAAACGGCCAAAGCCAATTACAATATTCTGAGCAAATAATGCCTGTACTTCAAAGAAATCAGAATCATCAGCAATTGATTTGATCACATTTCTTACATCATATGGCTGACGGGCATCTGAAGGAAATATTTCTTCAATTTTAAATTGCTTGGTATTCGGTGTTTTCTTTGGGAAAGGTTCTGCTTTCTTAGTATTGTTCCAAGGAATGAAGGATACCAGTTTTTTTATTTGCTCCACACATTCATCTTCACTTTCGGCAAAGAAATGAGCATTACCGGTAATTTCAGAATGAACACGAGCACCGCCAAGAGCCTCCATTGATATTTCTTCACCTAAAACTGTTTTAATTACTTCAGGTCCGGTGATAAACATCTTTGAAATTTTATCCACCACAAAAACAAAATCGGTTAAAGCGGGAGAGTATACTGCTCCACCTGCACAAGGCCCAAGAATAACCGAAATCTGAGGGATAACACCAGAAGCAATTGTATTACGGTAAAATATATCACCATAACCTGCAAGCGAGTTAACACCTTCTTGTATACGTGCACCACCTGAGTCATTAATTCCTATTAAAGGAATTTTCAGGTTCATGGCATGATCCATAATCTTGGTTATTTTACGCGCATGCATAAAACCAAGTGAACCACCGGCCACAGTAAAATCCTGAGCATAGATACAAACCGGGTACCCGTTTATTGTTCCTGTTCCTGTTATTACACCGTCGCCGGGAAGGTGTTTTTTATCCATGTCGAAATCCTTTGCAGAATGTTCAACAAATAAATCATATTCTTGAAAAGAGTTTGGATCGAGTAAAGCAATAATACGTTCACGGGCGGTCATTTTACCCATAGCTACTTGTTTCTCAATAGCTTTGGCTCCTCCACCCTGAATGGCTTCCTGCATTCTTCTTTTCAGATCAATGGTTTTCTGTTTAAGAGACATAAACCTAAGTATTTGTTATACAGTTATTTAATTATGTTTTTTTGCTATTATTTTTAACCGCAAAAAGTTCAAATTAAATCATTTTTTTTCTAAATATTTTTTTGATTGTCATCGTGTTTTCAACAATCAATTTTTAATATATCAAAAATACAAATTAATTATTCCCAAAATGATATTTTTATAGACTAATTTATAATTTATTTATTCTAAAGTCTATGTTAAAAATTGTTAATCATATTCATTTAATGTAAATATGATTTTGTTTTTTATTGAGGATATTCTCCGAAAGTCTTTTTAAAAAAACGATGAACACTATGAGGGAAACCTGGTTGTTTTACAAACATCATTATACATTCATTGCAAATTATATTAAGTCCATTCTGTTTTGCTTTGTCAATTGCATTTTCATTTTCTGAACCGGGTTGCAACCAAATATGAGTTATTGTTTTTCCTGAAATAACATTTTCAATTATTTTTTCTGTGACCTCTGGCTTTGTAATGAAAATAGCAGCTTTAACTTTTGCCGGTACATCCTTAATTTCAGTAAAACACTTTTCTCCTTCAATCTCATTCACACGCGGATTTACCGGATATACATTAAATCCTCTTTTTTTCAGAAATCGCAAAACAATATTACCAAATTTCTTTCTGTCAGTTGATGCGCCTATTACTGCCATATCCTTATTCGACAGATAATCCTCTATTTCTTTCAGTGCAATCATAAAATAAAATTTTAACAAAATAACGAATTTAAATTTTATAAAAAAAGGTCGAAAACGCTACATTTTGAATTATCTTAGCAATCCTTTTATCATAAAATTATGCAGACTATCTACAAAAAAACAGAAGAGCTTAGAAGTGAAGGGAAAAAAATAGCTTTATGTGTTGTTGTTTCCACCTCCGGTTCAACCCCTGGCAAAACGGGTGCAAAAATGATTGTTCTCGAAGATAAAACCATCATAGGAACAGTTGGTGGCGGCAGTATTGAGAAAGATGTGATTGAACAAGCCATTCATATTATCAAATCCGGAAAGCCTGAAATAAAGCGCTACAAGCTTGAAGAAGACCTTAAGATGAAATGCGGCGGTACAATGGAGGTTTACATTGAACCATTAAATATTTTAAAAAAGCTTTACATCTTCGGAGCCGGTCATATTGGTAAAGCTGTAGTTAGGTTTGCAAAAGAACTTGATTTTAACATTACCGTTTTTGATTCACGTGAAGGAATTTTTAACAACAATGAATTTGAAGGATGCAATTGTATTTGTAAAGATTATTTCAAAGCAATTAAAGAAACGGAATTTGATAAAAATACGTTCATCGTAATTGTAACTCCCAAACATGAGTACGATGAAGAAATTCTGAAACGTGTAGTTGTTAAGCCTCACGCTTACGTTGGAATGATAGGCAGCAGAAGAAAAGTAGAAATTATTAAGAAAAATCTTTTAAAAGAAAAAATTATTTCCAAAAGTGAAATCGAAAAAATTGATATGCCTATCGGAATTCCTTTCGCTGCCGAAACACCCCAGGAAATTGCAGTTAGCATTATTGCAAAACTTATTGATGTAAGAAATACTTCAAAAGTATAATCAAGATATTATGGCATTATTAAAATTTATTCTCGACGGAGAATTAAAAGAACTTGACTTTCGTAAAGAAAATATAATTCCTTCCACGACAGTCTTAAATTATTTACGTTCTCTTCCCAATCATAAAGGTGTTAAAGAAGGCTGTGCTGAAGGCGATTGCGGTGCTTGCACTGTTGTTGTTGCTCATTTAGAAAATGGAAAACTGCATTACAAAGCAATTGATTCTTGTCTGCTTTTTCTTCCGATGATTCATGGAAAACAATTGATAACAGTTGAAAATTTAGCACAAGTTATCCATGGCGAAAAAATGCTTCACCCGGTTCAGCAGTTGATGGTTGAAACAAATGGAAGTCAGTGTGGATACTGTACTCCGGGAATTGTGATGTCGCTATTTGCATTGTACAAAAACGCAAATAATCCTTCTGATGAAATCATCAAAGATGCACTTACCGGAAATTTATGTCGCTGCACAGGTTACAAACCAATTATTGATGCCGCCAGAAAAGCCTGTGTCAATAATTGTTTTGACCATTTCACAGAAAAAGAAAATGAAATCATTTCATTGATTTCAAAAATCAAAAGTGAACAAAAAACGTTAACATTCAAATCAAAAAAACAAACATATCACAAACCATTTATGCTCAGTGAAGCATTGCGTTTGAAAAAAGAAAATTCCAATGCAATTATCATCAACGGCTCAACCGATGTGGCTTTGCGACAATCAAAGAAAAAAGAATTGCTTTCGGAAATAATTGATATATCTGATGTGAACGAATTGAAAAATTTTCATGAAGATGAAAATAATTTTTATTTCGGAGCCGGGCTTTCAATGGAACAGGTAAGAAAATATTCAGAAATAAATCTATCTGCACTTGAAAATATTTTAACTATTTTTGGTTCGTTGCAAATTCGAAACATCGCTACAATAGGCGGAAATGTTGGCTCTGCATCTCCTATTGGCGATAGTCTTCCGGTACTGTTTGCTTACCATGCAAAAATAAAATTAGAATCAGAAAATTCCGAACGTATCATTCCAATTGAAGAATTCATAAAAGGATATCGACAAACTGATATAAATGCGGATGAACTCATTACTGAAATAATCATCCCACGTCCCAATAAAAAACAAATAATAAAATCATATAAAATTTCGAAACGAAAAAATCTTGATATATCAACAGTAAGCGGGGCATTCCATCTTGAACTTGAAAACGATTTTGTTTCTGAAATCACACTTGCATACGGTGGAATGGCTGCATTTACGAAGCGTGCAAGCAATGCGGAAAATTTCCTGAAAGGGAAAAAATGGTCAACAGAAAATGTTGAGCCAGCAATGAAAATCATCGAAGAAGAATTTGCTCCCATCTCAGATGCAAGAGCTGATGCGGATTACAGGAAAATCACTTCTAAGAATATATTGATGAAATTTTATCTTGAAACTTGTAAAGATATAGAGGTAGAGGGAATAGGGTATAAGGAAATATAGTTTACCATATACCTTCTAAAACTTAAAATTCAACAAAACATGAATAACAATTTACATCACGACAGCGCTATAAAACACGTAACGGGCGAATCGGTTTATGTTAATGATATTCCTTTGCACAACCAGTTGCTGTTGGGTAAAGTTGTTTTCAGTAAACAGGCTCATGCTAAAATTAAAAAGCTGAATATTAAAAAAGCTTTAAAGGTAAAAGGTGTTCATGCTATTCTAACTGCAAAAGATATTCCCGGTGAAAACCAGATGGGACCAGTTGTTCACGACGAATTATGTTTGGCGGAAAAAGAAGTAACCTTTATCGGACAGGCTGTAGCCCTTATTGCTGCTGAGAATGAGAATGCATTGCATGAAGCAGAAAAGTTAATTCAAATAGAATACGAACCGCTTGATGCAATTCTTGATATTGAAACTGCAATCGAAAAAAATAACCTGATTGCTCCACCCAGGAAAATTGAAAGAGGCAATATTGACGAGGCTTTCAAAACATCACCACATATTATAAAAGGTGAATTAAAAACAGGTGGACAAGAACATTGGTACCTTGAAACACAGACTGCTCTTGCCGTTCCGGGTGAAGGAAAAGAAATATTGGTTCATGCTTCGAGTCAAAATCCAACCGAAACACAAGCCATTGTTGCCGAAGTTTTAGGCATACAAAAAAATGAAGTGGAAGTGGAAGTGAAGAGAATGGGTGGTGGTTTTGGGGGAAAAGAAACACAGGGAAACCATGTTGCTGCATGGGCTTCATTGCTTGCCAATGCAACCAAACGACCGGTAAAAATTCACCTCTTCAGGGATGATGATCAAATCATGACCGGAAAACGTCATCGTTACTTTTCAAAATATGAAATCGGGTTTGATGATGAAGGACAAATTCTTGCTTACAAAGTTGAATTAAATGCAGATGCCGGCGCGGCAACTGACTTGTCAATGGCTATTCTTGAGCGTGCAACACTTCATGCTGACAATTCATATTTTCTTCCACATGTTCAGATAATCGGAAAAGCATACAAAACAAACCTCCCGTCGAATACGGCTTACAGAGGTTTTGGCGGACCTCAGGGAATGGCTGTAATTGAAAATGCAATTGATAAAATTGCTCGTTTTCTTCATAAAGAACCAACTGAAATCCGTTCGAAAAATTTCTATAAACACGAAAATAATTTTCATACACCCTACGGACAAAAAGTTGAGAACAACAGACTTTATGCAATGTTTGAAAGATTGATCGAATCATCGGCATATTATAAAAGAAGAAAAGAAATTGATGCATTCAATAATAAAAATAAATTTTTTAAAAAAGGAATTGCGTTAACACCAGTGAAATTCGGCATTTCATTCACCACTTCATTTTTGAATCAGGCTGGTGCTTTGGTAAATATCTATACTGATGGAACAGTATTGGTCAATCATGGAGGTACGGAAATGGGACAGGGTTTACACACAAAAATGTTACAGGTCGCATCGGCTGAGTTAGGCGTTAGTCCTGATAAAGTGAAAGTAAATGCAACCAACACTTCCAAAGTTCCCAACACCTCTCCTACTGCGGCATCATCAGGAAGCGACATCAATGGTATGGCTGTTAAGAATGCTATTGATACAATAAAATCAAGGCTTTTGGAAGTTGCTGTTTCAGAATTAGAAAAAAAATATTCTTTAAAAACTTCAAAAGAAAATATTGTTTTTGAAAATAATTTTATTTTCGATAAAGAAAATCCGGAACAGAAAATTTCTTTTAGTGAACTGGTAAATACCGCTTACATCAAGCAAGTGAGCCTTAGTTCCACTGGTTATTACAGAACTCCGGGAATTTATTTCGATAGGGAAAAAGGCCAGGGAATTCCGTTTTATTATTTTGCTTATGGCATGTCGGTTTCGGAAGTTGAGATTGATGTATTAATCGGTCAGCATAAATTATTACGAACAGATATCATTCATGATGTTGGCGATTCGCTGAATGAAGGCCTTGATATTGGCCAGATTGAAGGTGGTTTTGTTCAGGGCATGGGATGGGTTACAACAGAAGAATTGAAATGGGATAAAAATGGGAATCTTCTCACACATTCACCCGACACTTACAAAATTCCAACAGTGAATGATATTCCAATTGATTTCAGAGTTGAGCTTTTAAAAGATGTTCCGAATGAAGGAACGATTCGCAGAAGCAAAGCCGTTGGAGAACCGCCATTCATGCATGCTTTCTCGGTTTGGCTTGCAATAAAAGATGCAATCTCAGCAGTAAAAAATCATGAAGCAGAACCTGAATTCTCTTTACCGGCAACGGCTGAACAAATTTTAATGAGCATAGAGAAATTAAAAAACATATAGATTTTATGAAAGACATTTTTTTGAAAATTAATGAACTGTCCGAAAAGTACAGGTATTACACGGCTAACAATCTTTCGAAACTGGTGAAAATAAAATCAATCAGCATGAACGAGAAAGATGTTCAGCTTGAATTAAAACGACAAATGGAAAAAGC
Protein-coding regions in this window:
- a CDS encoding XdhC/CoxI family protein, whose translation is MQTIYKKTEELRSEGKKIALCVVVSTSGSTPGKTGAKMIVLEDKTIIGTVGGGSIEKDVIEQAIHIIKSGKPEIKRYKLEEDLKMKCGGTMEVYIEPLNILKKLYIFGAGHIGKAVVRFAKELDFNITVFDSREGIFNNNEFEGCNCICKDYFKAIKETEFDKNTFIVIVTPKHEYDEEILKRVVVKPHAYVGMIGSRRKVEIIKKNLLKEKIISKSEIEKIDMPIGIPFAAETPQEIAVSIIAKLIDVRNTSKV
- a CDS encoding acetyl-CoA carboxylase biotin carboxyl carrier protein subunit, with amino-acid sequence MENEKDTKEEKEVKPDFQKFVLEADTYKTLLSKKYLSRKKFEERDWGAIKSFIPGTIITVEVKEKQKVNVGERLLVLEAMKMHNIITSPIKGTVKKIHVKAGDKVANHQLLVEIR
- a CDS encoding GNAT family N-acetyltransferase, whose translation is MNIEIRTVETKADLKKFIFYPAQLHKDHKNWVPPIYCDEFTFLNPKKNKNMLTNDILLLLAYSNNKIVGRIMGIINRHYNETYHSKTGRFFYLESENNSEISHALIKYVEDWAKEKGMNKMIGPFGFSDKDPQGLMIEGFENMPVIATNYNFPYMIDLVEKEGYKKEIDCVSYKLPIPKETPDLYNKILIRILKNNKLQMLDFQTRLSMRKYIVPLFRLVNETYKNLYGFIPLDEKEMREFANRYLPILDPAFVKVVLDAKNNVIAFIIAMPDMNQGIIKTKGKIFPFGFLKILSSARHTKQLNLLLGAVKEEYRGIGFDVLLGSKIIESARTRGIEVIDTHLILETNYKMRAEIEKLGGMLYKRYRIYQKNI
- the trxA gene encoding thioredoxin translates to MKIRLMIILSAFILLISCGGKAHNEEKKVVSKSIDTINNPSVEIKKENIKNIDSSTKKVKEVIHLTDGNFDAEISSGLVLVDFWATWCRPCRMQAPILEEINKEMNGKIKIAKLDIDKNRITTDRFGVMSIPTMILFKNGKMVNKFIGYTEKDVLIDAINKTLK
- a CDS encoding OsmC family protein, encoding MKIEVTFEGNKKVNANINGHIVKTDQPVTGGGEGTAPTPFELFLASLATCAGIYVKGFCDQRGISAENIHLFQDMEYDPATQMVKKINIDIQVPADFPEKYKEALINVASLCKVKKHIQQPPEFSVFTSVK
- the trxA gene encoding thioredoxin, producing the protein MEHLTKETFKQKVFDYETNSKWNFLGDKPCMIDFYADWCGPCKMVAPVLEELSELYKDKVDIYKIDTEAEQELSAIFGIRSIPSILFCPKNGEPQMIMGAMPKDTFIQAINEVLFANKEA
- a CDS encoding acyl-CoA carboxylase subunit beta, giving the protein MSLKQKTIDLKRRMQEAIQGGGAKAIEKQVAMGKMTARERIIALLDPNSFQEYDLFVEHSAKDFDMDKKHLPGDGVITGTGTINGYPVCIYAQDFTVAGGSLGFMHARKITKIMDHAMNLKIPLIGINDSGGARIQEGVNSLAGYGDIFYRNTIASGVIPQISVILGPCAGGAVYSPALTDFVFVVDKISKMFITGPEVIKTVLGEEISMEALGGARVHSEITGNAHFFAESEDECVEQIKKLVSFIPWNNTKKAEPFPKKTPNTKQFKIEEIFPSDARQPYDVRNVIKSIADDSDFFEVQALFAQNIVIGFGRLNGQTVGFVANQPLVLAGVLDVDSSDKAARFIRYCDAFNIPLVTLVDLPGYLPGIDQEHAGVIRHGAKILYAYSEATVPKMTVILRKAYGGGYIAMCSRHLRADFVFAWPTAEIAVMGPEGAANIIFRQEISEAENPEEMRKQKVAEYKKKFANPYVAAAYGYIDAVIDPNETRRFLIHAIEVSSQKAENSPSKKHGIPPF
- a CDS encoding CoA-binding protein; this encodes MIALKEIEDYLSNKDMAVIGASTDRKKFGNIVLRFLKKRGFNVYPVNPRVNEIEGEKCFTEIKDVPAKVKAAIFITKPEVTEKIIENVISGKTITHIWLQPGSENENAIDKAKQNGLNIICNECIMMFVKQPGFPHSVHRFFKKTFGEYPQ
- a CDS encoding DUF6132 family protein; translated protein: MNNSEESKNKFCSFAKNNISGIIGIILGIVAGYIYYSTVGCTSGSCPIKSNPWLTMLWGAIMGYLISGIFSAKSYKCNVNNKTCNNHENRSNI
- a CDS encoding YifB family Mg chelatase-like AAA ATPase is translated as MLVKTFGGCVHGVNATTITVEVNMDNGIQFFIVGLPDNAVKESHHRIEAALKNIGHKIPGKKITINMAPADIRKEGSAYDLTIAIGILAASEQMEAQGIEKYIIMGELSLDGSLQPIKGALPIAIQAAKEGFEGFILPLANAKEAAIVNDLKVYGVENIRQVMDFFNGDNEIQQTIVDIKSEFYSRLNEYEFDFADVKGQENIKRALEIAAAGGHNVIMIGPPGAGKTMLAKRLPSILPPLNIEEALETTKIHSVVGKLAKNSSLISVRPFRSPHHTISDIALVGGGSNPQPGEISLSHNGVLFLDELPEFKRTVLEVLRQPLEERNVTISRSKYSVEYPASFMLVASMNPCPCGYYNHPEKDCVCSPGVVQKYLNKISGPLLDRIDIHVEVTPVPFKELSAVRESERSEAIRSRVVKARQVQENRYKKMDGIYCNSQITSKMLRTICKIDDAGQTLLKTAMDRLSLSARAYDRILKVARTIADMESSENIKTEHLAEAIHYRSLDRENWAG
- the xdhA gene encoding xanthine dehydrogenase small subunit codes for the protein MALLKFILDGELKELDFRKENIIPSTTVLNYLRSLPNHKGVKEGCAEGDCGACTVVVAHLENGKLHYKAIDSCLLFLPMIHGKQLITVENLAQVIHGEKMLHPVQQLMVETNGSQCGYCTPGIVMSLFALYKNANNPSDEIIKDALTGNLCRCTGYKPIIDAARKACVNNCFDHFTEKENEIISLISKIKSEQKTLTFKSKKQTYHKPFMLSEALRLKKENSNAIIINGSTDVALRQSKKKELLSEIIDISDVNELKNFHEDENNFYFGAGLSMEQVRKYSEINLSALENILTIFGSLQIRNIATIGGNVGSASPIGDSLPVLFAYHAKIKLESENSERIIPIEEFIKGYRQTDINADELITEIIIPRPNKKQIIKSYKISKRKNLDISTVSGAFHLELENDFVSEITLAYGGMAAFTKRASNAENFLKGKKWSTENVEPAMKIIEEEFAPISDARADADYRKITSKNILMKFYLETCKDIEVEGIGYKEI